In Coffea eugenioides isolate CCC68of chromosome 4, Ceug_1.0, whole genome shotgun sequence, the genomic stretch GacatttttttcccaaaattgaACATTAGTACTATGATCTTacatttgactttttttttttaataattgtaGACATTCAAAAATGTTTCAGGTACGGAGATTATTGTACTTGGTCATCAATGAAATCTAAAAGCATTTACCACATAAAGTTTTGGACTCCGCATATAAGTTCTACAAAGTGGAATGCCTCTCTTTTATAAATTGAGATTCAAGAAAATAGGTTAAAGAAGAATTAAAGTTTGCTACTACATTGAGAAGAAGGAAATTAAAATGCATGTACAATCATAGCCGGAGACGTGGATATGAAGGGTAATTTTCTGTCTCTTATCCTCATCCAGTTGCATTAaagtttgttttttctttttaatctttctaCCATCTTGGAGATAATGatttctctctcactctctctgtTTGTTCTACATGataaaaaataatatgattTAACATATATGTAAAAACTCATAGAACATATAAAAGCAAGCAAAAACATATATAAATTCTGTGCATGTACCTGTTTTCATTCATGCATGCATTTTCTGGTGCAAATTTTTtacctttccttttttttttgttatgcaAATGCCTGCAGGAcctttaacccaaaaaaaaaaaaaacacattacTCTTAAGCATTAGATCACCAGCAATCCATATGGGAAGTTGTTTTCTATGCATGGAGACAGGAAATTAGGCTTTTCATGATAAAGGGAGGAAAATGTTGTCctttttagttttcttgtttccAATTTTGATGGTAATGTAATTGTGTACCTTTGCTTCGTTAGCAATCAAGATTCCTTTGAACCAATCTTAATTTAAGAGATTCAAATGGGAAtatgatttctttttttaactttatgAATTAACATTAATTTTTGTTGGTTTAATGATTGAATCTTGTTGACATATGTATAAAATTACTTGAacataatttgatttttttaatagtTGCTCAAATTGGAGTAGCTTTTTTGTGGCTCTAGTAAAATGCAAAACTTTTTCAAATAAATTAAACTACTCCTATTGTTAGACAATTATTTTTCAACGTATCTATTAATTTCTTAAAACTCATAATACATTTAAAACCATTGCGATGAAATAAATCCTGGTGTAAGAGATTGTTTATGTATAGCTCTTGAGCAACTGTAAAGGGTGTTGTTAGCCAAGGTCATTGTGCCAGTGTGCCTTTGCCAAGGTCATTGAGTTTTTTAAAATGGATGAAGCATATCAATTCAGTCTTACATGAATAGTAATTAAGAATTTTGGCCTACACGTAATGTTTTCTTTAGTATATTGCATGACTTGTAGTGGTTCATGTCTAATTTATTGGGACCCCGAGTAAGAAATGTTGGCAACACAAGCATGTATCTCACAGGATATTAAGTTCAATCCATGTAGATATTATGTCCTACTAGTGTTTTTGCACATTATTTGTGTTCTTTATTAAGAAAATTGTACAATAATACTAACAAAAGAAGCTAAAATGTATCATTAGTTGGTGGAAGATTGAAGAAATATTATGGTGTTgagtattttttttgtttaaaaaaaggGGGGGAAGTTGGAACTTAAAAACTTATATAGAAAGGAATAACATTAAGTATCATTATTTACACCAAAATCGGACTCTTGCTTTATTCTATGAGCTACACTAACTAATTAATTGAACCTTCCTTATTTATCATTGCAGCAGAATATCTCTCACGTTCTCTAAATCAGCTTGTTCACAAGTGGGGATTTGTTGGTTATAAGGTTCCCAGTGGTTGTCCTACCGTAACTCATCTAGCTTATGCTAATGACGTTATCATCTTCTCTAGTGCAGCTTCATCTTCTTTGCGAATGATTATGGATGTGTTGCAGAATTAAGAACATGTGTCTGGTCAGTTGGTTAACTCCATTAAGAGTTTTCATCTGGTTCATTCTCGACTGCTGCTATGTTGAAGAAGAATTATTGAGTAGAAAgcgcatttttcttttaaatcctTTCCAGTTGAATATTTGGGATGCCCCTTATTTTCTGGCCATTGTAAATTAGCTTATTATGGAGATGTTTGTCAAAAAATTATTGCTAGAGTTTCATCCTAGAAGTCTCGGTTGCTCTGTGCTAGGGCTGATTAAGCATGTGCTTGCCCAAATCCCATTACATCTGCTAGCTGCTGCGCACATGCCACGGGAAATTTTTCATTTGATGGAGAAAATTTTTGCAAATTTTCTTATGGGGTTCATCTGTTGGTATTCATAAAGTTTCCTGGATTCAGTGGGGAGACTTGTGTTTTCCAGAGTGTGAGGGAGGAGTTGGTTTTAGATCCTTGGTAGATATTTATAAGGCATTTTCTTTGAAATTATGGTGGAACTTTCAAAAAGGAGAATAATTATGGTTTGTTTTTATGAGATCAAAATATTGTTGCAATTTGAATCTTGTGCAAGTGGATTTTTCAAGACGAAGCTCTGCTACTTGGACTCAAATGCTACAGGCCAAAGAAATACGGAAGCAGCATATGGGCTGGTTATTTTGGAATGGCAAGTCCATTTTTTTGGTTTGATAACTGGCTTGAAACTGGTGCtttgttcaataaaattgaGGTTTATTCAGATCATTTGGTGCGGAACTTTGTCTCTAATGGCCGTTGGGATATTCAGATGTTGCAGCAACGGCTGCCTTCGAATATGGTGTCGGAGGTGGTTAAGCTTGCTGTTCCAACATCAAATTCTTTTAATTTGATGATTTGGTCTCCTACAAAGTCAGCTTCTTTCTctattttctttgcattttttgTTGGTGGGATCAATTAAGAATCATTCTTTTATGTTTAACCAGATTTGGCATCCACAAATTCCACTCAAGGTCTCTTTGTTTATGCTACAATTGCTTCTTTTTAAGCTGCCTTTAGCTTCTTTGTTGATTAGGTTTGGCATTCGTGGTTTGTCCAAGTGCTTTTGTTGTATTTCTCCATCAATTGAGTCCTTTGATCACATATTTTGCTCTGGAGAATTGGCTTCTAAGCTTTGGCATTTCTTTGGAGCTTATGTCAATTGCTTCCTACTGGAGATGGTTTAAGGGCTGTTTTAGCAAGTTGGTGATATTCTACTGGTGGAAATATGTATGTGTCTTTTGTTCATTGATTGCTACTAGTTTTTATATGTTGGAATGTGTGGAAGGCTAGGAACATATATTTCTTTGAAGGGAAAACACTAAATTTTGATACAGTATGCTGTAACATCATGTAAGATTTGTTTGCTTCATTTTCCATTAAATTCAAGTTCTAACCGATTGCAACATCTTGGGTGGTTTTTCTGGACAAAATTGTTTCTATTCCAAAGACGTTCTCCATCAAAATGGTTAAGCGACTGCCTCCCTCTGTTGGttgtttcaaatttaacattgATGGATGCTTCAAGGTTTATCCAGGATTAAGTGGGCGAGTTGGAGTGCTTATAGATTCTAATGGTCAGTTGGTGTTTGCATTTGCTTGTCATTTTGGGATAGCCTCAAGTTTGCAAGCTGAGGCCAAAGCTTTGGTGTTCGGAATTCGACATTGTCATCAATTGGGGTATAATCATATTAATGTTGAGTTGGATTCTTTAATTTTGGTTcatatttttcaacaaaaatacAAATGCCCATGGTCTATTTTCTCAGAGCTAGAAGAGATGTTGTGGATGACAAGTTTGCTTTTTTTTATTGTTCCTGGTCTATAGATAGAATACTATGTGTTTGTCTCGCATACTTTTTGTAAAAGCTaaaagggttaattccactttgtccccccaaactttggatgattacccacttcagtctctaaacttcaaaatgggacacttaagtccctaaacttataaattagtacccacttaagtccctaaacttataaaatgggacacttaaatccctaaacccttataaaatgggacacttcgaccaccaacggcattcaggatttgttaacaattttccttaagtgggaggtatttataagtttagggacttaagtgtcccattttgaagttcaAGGACTgaagtggataatcgtccaaagtttggggggacaaagtggtatTAACCCAAGCTAAAAAGATTGCCGATGCTTAATCTAATGAAGGATGTGTCACTAGATCTTCTTTGATTTAGACACAAGAGTCAGAACATCCAAAGACAGTTAAAGGGGAAATTTGAGTTGATAGATTATGATTCCCATTTGTAAGGATGTGTAAAcgttaattttgttttatttggaatattatTGTAACATCTTCATGTACTTCTGGATGTCAGGTTTATGCCTATCTCTgttttaataattaataaaatttggaATTGACATCCCTTCCCTATAGACAGGGTttgtcattaaaaaaaaaataaattgaacAAGATCTTGTACAAGTGCGTGGCTAGCTTTTGTGGGAGCCTTATAATGCCAAATTTAATATGAAAATTATTAGAGAGAAATGTTTCGAGAGAACCGATCAAAGAACCTAATATGTATATCACGAACCCAATTTTGATACAAAATTattaggttttgcatccttacttatatattaaCTGTTCTTTCTCCATCTCAGATCAATGTAGGACATAATTCTTTACTCAGTCTCCCCTTCATGAGTAACCCATCATATTAAACCCAAGTTTACAATCTCTTCTTCGAACCCATGTTAATATTCAACGCAAACTCACCTTAACACCTGAGGTCACATTTTCTCCCAATCATGGATTCACTCTTTTTCAACATCTAAACTGGATTTTAAACCTCTTTACCAACCCTTGGCTCCTTGATCTCACACCAATTGAGCCCCTCGCCAAACTTATGGCGCACCAGTCAAATTCCTTGGTATTTTAGTCCATCATCAAGAAGAGAATTTTTCACCGGTTCAACTTCGAAAAGAATTCACTTGTCTATGAGTAGCCCAACCCCTCacattaaatccaaatttacaAATCCTTTTTCGAACCCATTTTAATACTCAACACAAGGCCACCTTAACACTTAAATTCATATCTTCTCTTAATTATGGACCCACTCTTCTTCAACATTCAAACTGAATTTTGGACCGCAACACCAATCAAATTCCTTGGCACTTCAGTCCACTACcaagaagagaattttcacCGGTCCAACATCGAGAAGAATCCACCTGTTCATGAGTAGCCCAACACCTCAtattaaatcaaaatttacaagCTCTTCTTTGAACCCATTTTAATATGCAACGCAAGCCCATCTTAACATCTAAGGTCATCTCTTTTTTCAATCACGAACCCACTTTTTTTCAATAttcaaactggattttggaCCTCCTGCCAACTCTTGGCTCTTTGATCTCACACGAACCGGACCCCTTGCTAAACCCATGGCACACCAGATTCAATTTTAGTCCACTTTTGACCATGAGTAATCTGGACTCACAACCTGAAATTTTGATACAACTTGTTAGggaaaaaatatctcaaaagaTTCTATCAAAGATACCAATATGAAAATtaggaactcaattctgacccAAAATCTTAGATTATTAGGTTTTGaacccttacttacatattaactaTTCTTTCTCCATTTCTCGGACCAATGTAGGACGTAATTCTTTATTCATAAACTAACAAAAGTAAACTTGAAGAAATGAAGATTTAAACCATCAATGGAGACAAATATTATtttgggcaaattacactttacccacCTGTGATTTAGTATTTTTCGACATAACCCtttcatggtttcaaaataaccctctcatgatttgaattaaagtgtcaaaatgacgAAAATGATCATTTATAATGGAATCTttaaaaatgttgaaattatctttataaatacatgacacactaatcccatatgattttatattttatcatataacccccttatgatttaatattttaccatataaccccctcatagttttcaaaatatacatataaccccccttggttaataaatgatttttaattttacataaaggtatttttgacattttagatgACTgcgttacgaatgatcattttTGTCACTTGACACTTGAATTCAAACCATAAGGAGGTTATGCATAACTTTTAAAATCATATGGaagttatgtaaaaaaatattaaatcatAGAgggctaaaatgtaatttgccctattGTTTTAGTATATTATAGCTTAGCAAATAGAGGAGTGACACAATCGACTAAGAGCTAAACAAAATCTATGAGCAATGTTATTGATTTAAAACCTAATCTTGAAGGTAACTGGTGTACTGTCAAAGTCGTTAGTGGAAAGAAGGTAATTTTATACATAGGTCTTGGCTAAGATGAGTTTTTGGGATGCAAGCAAGAGTTCTTTTCAAAAAACTAATCTTCAAGTTTCGACTAATCAGattacataaataaataaataaatatatatatatatatataaacagaACAAAAACCATATTAACGATGGCAGATACGAATGTATTTATATGATTGGATGGATCATTGGACGTCCATATTGtaagaaactcaagaaaattttcaacttttctaCATCAAATTAAGATAATAAACGAAATCAGAATTGTCTATTTACATAACACTTTCCATTCTGTTGATTGAAGTTATATAATATTTTACACCTAAAAGATGCCCCTGGTGCTCTACATTACTTGTCTATGCCTCTTGCATTTCTTTCTAACTCTTGACcagccaaaatttttttctgaaTAATATTAACAAGGCATATGAAAGTAAACATGTAAATTATGAGTTGTTATCAGATCAGGACACCTCAGCAACCCATCACAGTGCAATTATATACAAAACTTCCTGAATGCTTTCTTCCCAACAATGTCCATTCTAGTGAACCTTCATCCGGCTCCCAAGCATTAATCTTTATGCTCTATCCATTCAATGCCCTTGTTGAGATATGCCAACTTTTTCTACAGATTTTATCAGATTGGGtttgatatcaaaataatttagttattagaaaataaggatatttgttaatcaaagatcatgttggtttgttaacaaatatATTAGCTAAGATTTGCTAGTAGTAGAACATtatattttgttgagatttttaggATAATTGTTAGTTGGATATTTTGCTAGTTTATTTCATGTAATCACTATAAATAGTGAGTTGATGAATGTAGAACATAAGCTCATTTTCTACCTTCAATACAAGTCTCTTATAAGTTTTTTTTGCAacactaaggtgttgtttcttagTTTATGCCCTAAAAAATCAACAAAGTGGTATCAAGAGCCTAAATTTTAAGGGTTTGTTTCTTTGAGAGTGAGTGAATTTGGTGAGAATTCCTTTTTCACACTTAAGCCCTCAACATCAAAATGCCAGGAAACAACTTCTTGTCAAATCCTCCAAGTTTCACTAGTGAGAATTACCAAATCAGGGCTGTCAAAATGAAGTCCTATTTGGATGCTAATGATCTTTGGGATGTGATAGATACAGATCCTGTTCCTGAATTGCCAGAAGATTCAACTATTGCAGAGATGAGAGCCCATAGAGATGCAGTCAAAAGGAGATCAAAAGCTATGACTTGCATTCATTCAGTAGTTTTCGATGCAGTATTCACAAAAAATATGACTTGTAAAACTGCAAAAGAAGCTTGGGATGCTCTCAAAGTGGCTTTTCAAGGCAATGACAGAACAAGACAGATGCAAGTTTTGAACCTTAGGAGAGAATTTGAACTCCTTAGGATGAAACACAAAGAAAACATTAAAGAATATTCTGACAGACTCTTAAATGTTGTGAACAAAATCAGATTGATTGGAGAACAACTTCCAGATAGCAGAGTTGTGGAGAAAGTCTTGGTGAGTTTACCAGAAAGGTTTGAAGCCAAGATTTCCTCTCTTGAAGATTCAAGAGATCTCTCTCGGATGACCTTGTCAGAATTGATCAATGCTCTAGAGGCATAAGAACAAAGACGAGCCATAAGAACTGAAGAAGTCATTGAAGGTGCTTTTCAAGCAATAAACAAGGATCAAATTCGACAAGGTGAAAGAAATGATCAAGAAAAAAATAGCAaagatgagaagaaaaatggcagAAATCCTCCGTGTCCACACTGTAAGAAAATCTCATATCTTTCaatatattgttggtttagacCTGACATTCAATGTAGGTTTTGTAAGCAAATGAGACATATGGAGAGAGTTTgcaaaaataaaggaaaaagagaacATCACGCTCAGATGGTTGATGAACAAGATGAGGAGCAACTTTTCATGGCCACATGTTTTGCAAGCAATAATTCCAATATTGAAACTTGGCTAATAGACAGTGGTTGCACTCATCACATGGCATATGATGAATCTATATTTAGGAAACTTGATAAATCGCAAATCTCCAAAGTCAGAATTGGAAATGGAGATTATTGAGGTGAAAGGCAAAGGTAGTGTTGCTATTGATTATGGTTCACGTACCAAAATTATTTCTAATGTTTTGCATATAcctgaaattaatcaaaatctaTTAAGTGTTGGACAGTTATTGAAGAAGAATTATTCTGTCATCTTCAAAAATAGGACCTGTGTTATACATGATCCAGTTGTGAATGAGCTTTTCTCAGTGAAAATGAGAGGCAAaaatttctttgaatttgtCAGAAATTAACAATTCTAAGATGCAGTATGgtgaaccaaaaaaaatttagatgTTGCTAAAATTCAGGAGGAGATCACTGATGAGGCAATTGAAGGAGGTTACATTGTGAAAATTCATGAAATGCTACTCAAGGATGATGGTGGTGACATAGCTGATAAAAGGCCATACAAAAATTTGAAGGATTATTTTATGTCTCTCATAGCAATCATTTTTTGTATTGTGAATTTCTTCTTCAGGTTCATCTATTACGTATGGGAGTTCCACTTTCAAGTTGTAAAGAAGTCATTTGAATACATCGGAAAATTTGGTATTGATTTTTGAAGTTTGGCTCAAGAAACATTGCAAGACTGATGGCCAGATTGCAGAAATTTTTATGAAAGTCTTGTCCAAAACAAGGTTCAAAGATTTGAGAAGGCAATTGAAAATCTGCAGCAAAAGTAGCAAGGAGGAGTGTTGAGATATGCCAACTTTTCCTACAGATTTTATCAGATTAGAtttgatatcaaaataatttagttattagaaaataaggatatttgttaaccaaagatcatgttggtttgttaacaaatatattagctaagatttgctagtagtagaagattatattttgttgagatttttagaataattgttagttggatattttgttaatttgtttcatgtaatcacTATAAATAGTGAGTTGATGAATGTAGAACATAAGCTCATTTTCTACCTTCAATACAAGTCTTTTATAAGCTTTTTTTGCAacactaaggtgttgtttcttagTTTATGCCCCAAAAAACCAACAGCTCTTTGTCCACCGATAACCATTAGTTGATTACCATAGGCCTTGAATGCCCAACCCCCAGCCATATATGGAGGTTGCTCGTTCAGGCAATCTACCTATGGTAATACACATATTTCTCTGCTCGTCATACTTCCAAACTTCTTTTTCATTGTAATAACCTGCATATAACTCATTCTTCACCATTGCAAGTAGAGGAGGTACTCTTGCTGTTACAGGTGAATCATTAGTATTCTTTTTAGCACATTGAGGACACATATCAGGAATTTCAAACTAGGTTCCTGTCCTCAAATCATATACCTCCTCACAGGTAAACACCTTTAAGTTGGTTCCATTGCTTGCACTTGGATTGCCTATTCCAACACCACCAATGACATAAAACTTGCAATCTATAAATACCCCTGAACATAGCTTTCTGGGTTTATGCATTCTGGGGAGAGTGCACCAAGTTTCTGTTGTTGAGTTATGAAGTTCAGCAGAGCTCCGTAAATTGCTTCTTGAGTTGCAACCACTAGCCACAATCACAATCTATCCAAGACTAGCAGAACCAAACAGCCATCTTGGGGTGTTTGTCTTTACGCCAGATGACCATGAATTGGTTAATATGCTGTATTTGTAGATCACTTGAGACTCTATTTCCTTTCCAAAGAAAAGAAGTTTGGTGCGAACAGCTATCGACTCCATGctagaaaaaagaaacactcATTTGAGGTCATTTTAGGCAAAGATATCCATTTGCGATAGACAGGATCAAAAGCTTTGCTTTTAAAAAGGCTGCAAGATACATAGACCCAATGTCCTGCTGCCTCCTCAACCTATAAAGATACCCACTTCAGATTAGAGACCTAAAACTCTGATTGAGTAAAACAATAGAGCCATAATCCGCTCTCGAGCAGAGAAGTAAGCAATTGATTGAGATATCTCGGCTAAGTTGGAAGATGAGTGAACTTGTTTTAGAATAATACCCATCGTGACCTTGGTTATATTCTTGATCCATACCTTGcccttggaataccagtcgctTGGATGATTTCATTACTTCAGTCTCTTCCTCGGGGTGCTTTTGTTTTGAGTTCTCTCTCTCGGGGCACTTTCGCTTTGAACCTTGCCTTTGGAATGCTGGCTGCTTGGATGATTTCATCACTTCAGTCGCTTTCTCGTCCTTCTTGGGGCCCTTTCGCTTtaaatcatttcaaatcataaaaagatatctaaatatcttctcaattcattttatttgatgattaaatcattaaaatctataaaaatataaagtttTCACCATTTGATCACATATAAATGCAATTTTTTACCCTTtcaaccacaaaatgcataatTCACTAGAAatctagttaattagctataaaaataaataaaacacactaaaattaaataataaaatgcaTTTAAATCACTTAAAATGCACACTTATCAAAAGACATAATTAAGAAGAACAAAGACAAATTATGAGAAAAAGTTTACAAGCACACAACTTTACGTGTATTGTTACCTAAATATCACATTTAACTAAAGCagattttgtaattttaatCACAATAAAGCAATTAGAAATTATAACATTTTacataaaaaatttctaaactCAATAAAACAGTTTATATATGCAATCAAAAGCCACATAGTATCTCAATGATTGGGACTAATACCATATGTtaattgacaaattttttttgCCAGTTACCATGATTTTAATTGTATACAACAATTATCGATTTAGTAATTTATTTACAAAGTTTAATGTTGTGGAATACAACTTGTATTGTCTTAAAGATTGGAGCTATAGAGTACCTAGCATAAAaaaatccatatatatatatatatatatatgaatatgaTTGGACACATTGAACAAAAATCATATTAATGATGGCAGACACAAATGTATTTATACAATTGGATATGTTAGGGAGAAACATTTCGAAAGAACCCACTAAAAAGTCTAATATGTAAGTCAAGAACCCAACTCTGAGCCAAAAGTTTAAACTATTAGATCTCGAGTctttacttacatattaactgCTCCCATCTCTCGAACCAATGTGAGACATAATTCTTTACTCGTTAACCTAACAAATCTCCTCTTTCATGAGTAACTCTTCACATCAAGTAACCCCTCACATTAAACTTTAAATTCAAGTTTACAAGCTCTTCTTTGACCCCACTTTCAATATTTAAGGCAAGCCCACCTTAGAGTAACCTCTCAGATTAAACTCAAGTTTACAAGCTCTTCTTCGACTCCACTTTTAATACTCAAGGCAAATCCACCTTAGAGTAACCCCTCAAATTAAACTCAAGTTTACAAGTTCTTCTTTGACCGCACTTTTAATACTCAAGGCAAGCCCAATCATAGGCCTACTGTTCTTCAAGATCCAAACTCTTTTTCAACCCCACTGTTAATACTTAAGGCAAGTCCACTTTAACACCTAGTGTCACCTCTTCTCCCAATCATAGACCCACTTTTCTTCAACATTCAAACTAAAGGCCCTTGTTCTGCCAATTTCTCCCAATCATAGATCTATTTTTTTCAACATCCAAATTAAGGTCCCCTGTTCTGCCAATTTCTCTCAATCATAGATCCATTGTTCTTCAACATTCAAATTAAGATCACCTCTTCTCCCAATCATAAACCTactatttttcaaatttcaaattagaTTTCGGACCCCTGTCAACCCTTGGCTCCTTAATTTAACACCAACTGGACCTCTTGGCAAACCATGGTACACCTGGTCCAACACTCCTTGGCACTTAGATCACCTCTTCTCCTAATCATAGATTCCGGACCCCAGCCAACTCCTTGACACTTCAGTCCTCCCACTGTCTTTCAACATCCAAATTAAGGTCACCTCTTCTCCCAATCATAGACCCACTATTCTTCAACATCCAAATTAGATTTCGGACCCCTGCCAACACTTGACTCATTGGTTTAACACCAACAGGATCCCCTACCAAATCCATGGTGCAACTAGTCAAACACTTCTTGATACTTAGTCATATCTTCTCCCAATCATAGATTCAGACCTCGGCCAACTCCTTAACTGTTCTTCAACATCTGAATTAGATTCCAGACTCCTGCCAACCCTTGGCTCCTTGGTTGGCCCAACTTCGAGAAGAATCCACTTGTGCACAAGTAATCTAGGCTCGTAATTTGAAattctgataccacttgttagggagAAACATCTCGAGAGAATCCACCAACGAGGCCGATATATAAGTCACGAatccaattttgacccaaaagtTTAAACTATTGGGTCTCAGACCCATACTTATATATTAACCACTCTTTCTTCATCTCTCGAATCAATATGGGACATAATCCTTTACTCATTAATCTAACAAGATAGATCTTGGACGTCCATACTGTAAGAAACTCAAGAAGTAACCCCCATATTTTCACGTTCTTAGTTGGAATAGCATGAACCACCAGATCATACAAAGGCACTAGCAGATATgtgaatgaaaaaaaagagaaaaaaagggttTTGCTATAAGATTCTAAACAGAAGATTATCAGAGCTCCAAAGCATGACCAAACCAGCCACAAAAGCGAAAATAATAccacaaataacaaaataataaataaaaattcaaaaagttgatattaaaaatatataaaggCACTGCCACAAAGGGCAAATATCCTACTT encodes the following:
- the LOC113769397 gene encoding uncharacterized protein LOC113769397, encoding MPGNNFLSNPPSFTSENYQIRAVKMKSYLDANDLWDVIDTDPVPELPEDSTIAEMRAHRDAVKRRSKAMTCIHSVVFDAVFTKNMTCKTAKEAWDALKVAFQGNDRTRQMQVLNLRREFELLRMKHKENIKEYSDRLLNVVNKIRLIGEQLPDSRVVEKVLVSLPERFEAKISSLEDSRDLSRMTLSELINALEA